The genomic stretch GTGTCGTGTAGTTTGTAATTGAAGAGAGTATTGATAGTTTTATGGTGGGGTGTTGGGTTTCTTGTTAAACATGCTGCTATGCTTTGGTAGGTTGTGATGACAGCGTTGTTTTATGGGTCCAGAATTCAGCTGAGTTGGACTTTCATGGTGGTGGGAGAGAATCAGAATGAGAGGAAGAAGGCTATCTATTCCCATCAGTGCTTTTCCCTTCTTCTTCACTCTTTACCTGGCTGCCTCGCATTTGGGGTTGTAGGGTTTGTTTTGAAAATATGATTTGATTTGCTCTTCTTTATATTTTAGGTCTTGGGAGTTCATTTATGTGATTTCTTGATTGGATGTGTTGTCAAGATTATTTGAGCTGGTCAATCTTGTGCTTGTATAATTCATGAGCTTGTGTTGACCCTTCTGGTCTTGctttaaaatatgaattatgtTCTCAATTTCTTGGGTTTAGGAGTTTAAACTCTTGGAATTGAAGGGACATTTCACTtggatccaaaaaaaaattaaagtgataTTTCCAGAGGTGAGATCTTTTTTCCTTGTTGTTTAGTATTCCTTAATTCAAATCTTATTTCTATTTGTTGTTGAGAAGTGTTCACTTCTATGTAGGATCTGATGGTTGTTGAGAGAGAGCAACTTAATTTTGAATTGGGCGTTGAAGATTCTTAATGTGGAGAAACTTGGATTAAGGAAATGACTGATCATTCAAGAATAAATAATAGAGTTATTCAGCCACCTCTGGTAAAATTCGTAACTTTCATGATTGTATTCTTGGACTGGCTTGTGGTGTTTGCTTTTAATGGTGATGCTATTAGCAAAGGTTTAAGCTTgcattgtgtgttttttttttttttttttNttttttttttttttttttgctgctgTTTGAATCTGCTGACTAATGGTCTGTGTAGCAACCAATTGTTTTCTTATTGTTATTACTTTTTATCAAAATCAATTGCCAGTTTCTTATacctaagggtgtgtttggtttgaacatgggaatcggaatcagaatggaaatcaaatacttgttaattggaatgggttttggtgaatgtattttgcatgtttggtagtagggtggaattggaatgattacaaaTATTGATTGATGTTTGGCTATGTATGACCATATAAttggaataaatgttttaaaaatacaaaaagtcaaaaacaaaaaatctgaCGATGAAGTGAATAAGCAATGTAGGGAGGAAGTGATGAGAGATGAGTGAGGAGGCGACAAAATGAGGAAGCGATGAAATGAGAGGGGGGATAAGGTTGAATTAATGGAATGGTACCtgatttaaattaggtaatggttttgtaattataagggtaatcaaatcttatacttatattttaaaaaattgtcaaccaaacaatgtctATGACTTTCATTCCCATTCCTTGTGTCTAATCTCATGAACCAAGCACGCCCTTAGTTTTTGCATTTGGCAAGCTTAGACCAATTCTCATATGGCCTATCTGTCTCTCGGTAGAACTGGTGTCAATTAAAGGTTCTTGTGAGCATTGCATGCAATAGGGCATGCCGGCACACAGTTACAATTGCAAAAATATTGGTTCAAAACATTGCATGTTGATTATTGTAAAGGTTTGGAGGTATTGTCAGGAGAGAAGAATCTAGAGATGGAATGCTGTTATTGCAGCGAATGAGAGTGACATCTGGAtgaagagggatttgaagccACATCAGAACAAAATAGCGAACTATTAGTTTCTTCACCCTTTTGGTCTTTCCTGTGTGCACATAATGTGCCaactaatgaaaaaaaaaaaacaaaacaaaaaaacaaaacaaaacaattccTTCTCTTTAATTATCCCTGATTACAACATCACATGGTTGTCGTTCACAAAAGAAAGCAACCTGAGTGCCTTAGAGTTTCAGATAACTTTTGAAAAGTAGGTCTAGCCATTGTGCTTATCTTTAAAAGTAACTAATATGACATGGAAGAGAATTCAGAATTGACCAAAGAAGACAGATGAAAATTATGAGATCTCTGATTGTGCCTGTTCTGACAATATGGCCACTGTGTTGGGATACTCAAGACAAaagtatgtttttttaaaaaaaaaagaagttgatTTTCTGTTCTCAAATGGTTCTTTCACATCCTTCCTCACCCACTTACTATGGGGTTGGTGtgttaaattatgaaatttaaaatcatAATAGAAATTATGGCATTTCATAGATGGCTCATATTTGTGTTTCTCAGCATTAACTGTGCTTACCGTCTCTTATATGGATCAGTGTAAATTTTGATGTGATCATATGGAGTAACTATTTCTTAATCTGTGTGGAAAAATCGACTGAGAAATTGGAGTCTCTTGTTTATTTCAGGTTGATACAACTGCTTGCCTTTGTAGAGTAGATGCAGGACTCAAAACTGTTGCCGGTGCTAAAAAGTATATGCCCGGGACAAAACTTTGTCTTCGCCCAGATATCAAACCTTCTATTCATCCCACTAGAGAAAAACCACGACGTGACAAAAACCGGAACCAGTACCCTCTATTACCTGGACTTCCAGATGATCTTGCCGTTGCTTGTTTAATTAGAGTCCCTAGAACCGAGCATTGCAAGCTCCGCCTAGTCTGCAAAAGATGGAACCGCCTCTTAGCTGGTAATTTCTATTACTCACTTCGAAAGAACCTAGGGCTTGCTGAGGAATGGATATACATCATGAAGAGAGACCGAGATGGGAAAATATCATGTGATGCATTTGATCCCGTTTACCAGCAATGGCAGCCACTCCCTCCTGTACCCAAAGAATATTCTGAAGCCCTTGCTTTTGGATCTGCTGTTCTTAGTGGCTGTCATCTGTATTTGTTTGGTGGGAAAGACCCTGTGAAGGGTTCCATGAGAAGAGTTGTCTTTTATAGTGCACGAACTAATAAATGGCACCGTGCTCCAGATATGCTTCGAAGGAGACATCGTTTTGGCTGTTGTGTTATAAATAATTGTTTATATGTAGCGGGTGGAGAGAGTGAGGGAGTTCACGGGCCTATAAGTTCGGCTGAAGTTTATGATCCCCACAAGAATAGGTGGTCCTTTGTTTCTGAGATGAGCACGGCAATGGTACCCTTCACTGGAGTTGTTTATCAAGGAAAATGGTTCTTAAAGGGCATGGGTTCCCACCGACAGGTTCTGAGCGAGGTATACCAACCGGAAACTGATGTTTGGAACCCCGTGTTTAATGGAATGGTTACAGGGTGGAGAAGCCCAGGCGCTACATTAAATGGTCATCTCTATGCTTTGGACTGTAGAGATGGATGCAAACTTAGGGTGTATGACGAAGAAACAGATTCTTGGAGCAAGCATATTGATAGCAAGATGCATCTGGGTAATTCGAAGGCTCTAGAGGCTGCAGCGCTCCTCCCTCTCCACGGAAAACTGTGCATTATTAGAAACAACATGAGCATTTCTCTTGTTGATGTCTCAAGATGCGGTAATGGTGATGATGAGGACGCAACAACGGAGCATTTGTGGGAAACAATTGGTGGAAGAGGGCAGTTGAAAAACATGGTGACAAATTTCTTATCAACCCTTGCCGGTAGGAACCGGCCCAAGAGTCGCATTGTTCACTGCCAGCTTCTTCAAGCTTGAATTATGTAAAGGCTCTTTATTTGCTTGTATTATTGTTGTTAGGTAAGGTAGGGTACTAGGTTATCAGATAGATGGTATTGTTTTCTAGACTCAAACTGGTTCTCATACACAGCTTTATGTATCATTTGACAATCAACAAGTCCATGAAAATGATTGTCATATGctacatacatataaaatataaatgattgATGTAGAGGTGCAGCAACTATTGCCAGTTGCCATGGGCGAGGCGAGTTATAAATTACTTCAAAcgattttacaatattattatacaaCAAATGTTGCTACTATTATGTTCTTTACTTTGTAATCTATTGgttaattttaacttatttgaccactatctAGTTATTTAACTTGGTTAAACAGctaatataagtgtttaattaaatttttaacagtttattgctctaaaattttaaaattcaaaaagctgtttAAAGCAACTTTTTCGATCacttttttgagaaagtcattttacatgtaattaagaattaatttaccaaatatttttctacaatcagttaatacTATCAGCTCactaacacaatcagctaacaactatttaccaaacaagttTAGGTATAAAATCTCAACTTCAATTCTCATTCCCTTCAAAACACAACAATAACACAACAATTgctctaaaattttaaaattcaaaaagctgtttAAAGCAACTTTTTCGATCacttttttgagaaagtcattttacatgtaattaagaattaatttaccaaatatctttctacaatcagttaatacTATCAGCTCactaacacaatcagctaacaactatttaccaaacaagttTAGGTATAAAATCTCAACTTCAATTCTCATTCCCTTCAAAACACAACAATAACACTAAAGAATAAAGATGAATGCTAAAATTACCATTGTACTTGAATTTCCTTACAGAGTAAGCTTtaatgaaataaaaaccttCTCCAACCTGTAATATCTAAAAAGGCTTTTATTCTCTTAGATACTTTAAACGAAGCTACATGAAACTTTGCGACACCACCCCCACAGCTACTGTAATCCAACTTAACAGACATACACAACACACTGTTCAtgttaatatataaaaggaaaggaaaaattaaaaaaaaaattaataaaaaaaaatatgaggaTTGTTTGACGTGCCCTGACCAGCTACAAACACTTTACTTCAAATGAAAAGCAGAGGGCTCAAGTAGATGTAGATCTCCAGTCAAATGGCAACACATAAATTTGCTAATAAAAAGGTTTGTTATTTCTTAGATCCCCAGAGGTATGCTTTTGCCAAGGAACAGTACCTTTCTTTCTGATTTTTGTACTCGTTGAAACGCAGGAAGAAATAACCAAGGTAATCAAATTCAATCGGAGACATTTTTGCCTGTCAAAGGAAAACAAcacgcatgcatgcatgcattatgAGGCTTATCTCTTTGGGCTTCAATCCTTTATATTTTAAAGAGCAGGGGAGGGTGGCAAGGTTTTGTAATTGAGATCTTCAAATACAGAGTACTATATAGTAGTATACCTGGATTAGGGCCCACAAAGCCCAATACAAATGAGATGTTAACATGTAAGTACTGGTCTCGACATATAGAGCCTCAAGGTCCTTCTCAGAGACctgtcataataataataataataataataataataacttcgTTGTGAATGATCCCCATTGTGTCACCATGAGGTAAAAAGCTTTAACAGAGATCAACTGTTtataaaagataaataaataaaattaaaaatgatttgcTAAGATCAAGGTGTAGGATGATGCAGCTAAGGGAAGACCAAATTAACTCTCttccaataataataagttaaacAAATCCAGCCAAACTCAAAGATTCAGTTGAATATAAAAAATGGGGCAAAATTTAGAGGAATGAGAGTAATAATAATGTTGCCAACACACCTCGTATGGTCTTTCAGGTTCTAAATAGTGCCTGAAGAAATGGTACTGCTCATCCTTTGTTGGGTACCTACATCAGATAACATGCCCAAACTACAATTTCATGTTCAAAGAGCATAACACAATCGATTGGATGgaataaagaagaaaaggaaggGTAACACACAAGCTGTAATCACATTCATAGCCAGCATACTCGTTGAAGTGATTCCCTATGTCAAAACCTCTATAGTTATAGGATCCATACTCGAAGTCAATGAAATAGAGTTTTCCTGGACATACACCACGGAAATGAGATTATCAAAAACAGTAGAATCATCAGTTGATAAGAATTTACATGAAGAGCTCATTTAGCCTTCTCCACCACTTATTGAATGGTAATTATGTATCTTTACCTTAGACTAGGGTGTTAGTAAGAAACAGTGAATTCCTATAACAAGCTGAGCCAAATTCAAACAGGAAACCTGGTTTGTTATTCCTGTCTCAGTCAAGCTTGGCTCACTTGCTCCATGAGAATTTCAAAAACAATGAGATTGGTTTGAATAAACTCAATGAAGCTGACATATGCAATGATCACACGAATggataatattttaaatgtttgGCTTGACCATGAAGTAACAACATCAGAAAGTATATGCATGAAAAGAAAATTCATTTCATACACAGTTTCTTTGTATCTGCATAATAGGGTGGGATCAAAATGCAACTATAAAGATAAGCtaagggcataattaccttctTCCTCATTGAGCATCAAATTGCCAGAAAGTAAATCATTATGAGCATAAACCACTGGAGCATTAAGGTGACTAGTCAATTCCTGttccacatttaaaaaaataaataaataaaaataaaagtcatatttattaCCAATACAAGTAAGATATAAAAATTACTAAGTTGTCATAATAGGTTCATTAAGTCACAAAGAATCCAATGATTCCTGGTATCTCTTGGAAAATACAAAAGTGTCTTTCTTGTGAATGTCAAGTGATACATAACTACTAATCTCCAATGAACTTTATAAGGAGGGGTCATATGTAACCAAAAATCAGCAAATTTACTGGATATTTGACAACCTTAAGCTCATTGACTTCATTATGGACTTCTTCAAATGAGATTGTcttaaactttctttgcttctCACTATCATCAAACTCAAGATTTGATGCTGCAAGTACAGTAGAAAGTAGAAAATAAAGCATAAGGACAGATGGAAGATGACTGCAGGTAATCTAAATGGAAATCCTCATCTATGTGTCACACAGGAATCTGAGATGTTACACAATGCAGGAAATATAATTCATCTTAATCATTTGATGTTGTATGAAAAGGAGTCATAAAAGAAATACCCTTTTGAAAGAACTTGAATATGTCATGCCAAAGTTGAGGTTCCTTGCCGCCTGGAATTTCCACCTGATGGAACTTGTGTAGTTGTTTTGCAATTTCAGCTGCTAGCTTTGGTTTTCTCATGTCTGTTTAGAAATTCAATAAATCACATCAATGAAATTTTCAACACTCCAATAAGTTTCATATTGGAGTCTAACCTGTACTCAATGAGTTCAAATTCAATCATTGAAAAACTTGTGTGTGAAAAGAATAGCATTTTGGTGGTaggaaataaatgaaaattaaaataaacagaGAGGAGAATatctcaaaaataaaacaaaacaaaaacaaaaaaacagaggagaaaaaaaaaacccacatGCACAGACACTATCTATAGACAAGATATGTGGACTTTTGCTTGCAGAAATGGAGTTACTTTTTCTCAAATCAGCACCAGAATTATCATCTCTACCTGACATTTAGAATTCATAGCACAGTAAAATGTTGTCTTTCATATTCCTACCTGAGGGTGTTAAGGTACATGCATGAATAAATGACTGAACCATGCCATTCCCAAAAACTCCAAGCAACTTGGCACCAAACCCTGCAGCTGAGAGGTATGGAATGGCCTAAATGCAACATATTACAAACAATCACAGAGGGTAGGCAATTATATCAGTAGAAAATTGGACGGAAATTTAGAAATAAATCAAGTAGATATTACATTAGTAaaggatatcaaatgtaaaacaGTGAAGACAcattaattagatttttttttagcatctactccatattaaaaatttaaaaaacaagcATAAAAAGCAGAGAATTTGTAAAAATCTTATATACCATCATTCTGCCAGGTAAAGTGTAAGAGACATGAATATGATAAACAGAACTTTGTTGACAGAATATAGTATACAGAATTTATTATGCATGGACTATATGGTTAATAGTTCCAGTAGAGCATTTTGTAGAACTTCATCATTATTTGCTCTGTTCTACAACTCAGACTCTAGGCCACCAATTGCCCACACATAAAGCCTGTGATCAAAAGTGTGATATACTGGCAACCTAAGTATAAAATGTTTAGAAACTAGGGGACTGGCGATCTCATTCATCAGTAAATTAAGAAACCATTTAGACCCTATTTCCCTAATTTGGATTCATATGCAGGATAACTCCCTATTTGCAACAATTTCCAGAAAATGCTAAGGTTAAGCTATTCATatgataataatacaaaacagaAATCTTGAAAAAGGAGTTCATGAACTTCAGCTCTGTTGAATGCCTTAAAAAGCCATAATAAAGTTGATAATGAATTAAAAAGTACCAGGAAGTTTCATGTTAGTTGTTATTTTGATGGAATggaaacattttattttatttatataagggGGAGATAATTACATTATATATGACAGAAGTTGTGTAGTGTTAAATGCAACAGTTTGAagataaaaatactaaaatagtCATCTCAGAAAAGACACTGaagactaaaatttaaagttagtTTTAAAAGAACTGCATATAACATGACCAGAACCACTTCAGAGAAGTATACTGCCTGGTGGTCTGGAAATTCATTGATCATTTGTACTTTGTAATTCTTAGCTACGCAAACTGCTTAGAACTACAAATAGTATGACCAAAGCCTACTAGCTGAGTTAACAATAGAATTAGATACTAACCTGAAGTTCTCTTTCACGGTTGATGACATATTCAGTATTAGGTCCATATAATCTAACCATCAGATCCACAGTTTTGCTACTATCTTCCCTTATGGATACTTTCAGTACTGCAGCAAAAGAAATTAGTTGTCTCAGGGaagtttttaaaaagatttaacattgtatgggaaaaaaaaaaaaaaaaaaaaaaaaaaaaaaaaaaaagacttcagGGAAGTATGAATATCAGTTTGCAGAAAAAGAAACAACACACTGAATCGCTACTTTTGGCCAACATTTGGAACTTAAAGTCTTAAACTAGGCTAATTTTGTTATTACCATAAATttgttcataaaaaaaatacccaCACAGATTTGTGATGCCACCAGAAACAGTCTCAACAGACAAGTGAGAAGCATCCAAATTTGGCCATTTCTTGAAAAGATCCTTGCACAGCTCCCTGCAAATTTTTTTATAGCCACATAGAAAcccaaagagagagagagagagaacaagGACCAGTTACACATTAGAAGGGTGAGAATCACACAAATTCTTAAATTGCAAACATGTTATTACAAAGATGCCATGTTCAAAATCAAGAAAAGTTCATTTTAAGCAGTATTGAACTAGAAATTTGAAGGAAAGTTTACACACTAAAGttcaaggaaaaaaattggaaagctacaaatgaaaaataaattctacccaagtttgattaatgaaatcaaatttCTTTCCCTTTCCTTTTTTACACTTAGCAACTAACATTTTAAATTGTAATGGTTTGTCATCCTATAGTTTGAAAATGATAATGGACAACAAATTTCATTAACTTTCaattaaatataacaattatatGCACTCACACTGTTTTCTGAAGAGTATCtttgtcattaagaaaaacattTACATAATGCAACTTAAAATTTCAATCAGTTTACAATTAACAGCaacttatataaataacaacacccttaataacaataaaaaatcatgaaaataagtattaaatatagaAAAGTTGGTTGACGTATTTGAAATTGAATCTTCTtctctttaaaataataagctGATACAACATTTGTTATCTCTATTTATTAATTGTAATCAATTTAACATTTGGGTTGCAGTATGTAAAATAGATTTCTTTAACTCTTTaactaaaataagaaatttaatGGAATTTTTAAGGAGCATAATGTTAAAGTACAATTTGCAAACCATTGCAATTTAAAGATTAGATGTTAAGTAACATGAGAAAAAAGTATGAACTACAGCATAAAGTTACTCGATAAAGATTCTGAGAACAACACTGCAAAACAAGCGTATTTTTCCAGGGATGTATCAATTTAGAAATATATGTGGAGTATATTTTTCTCATTTCTCACACACCTGAAAGTCCCAAAATCTTGTCCAAGTTCTACTGATTATTAGGTCTAATCAATCTAACCCGACCATAACTAAGCATGCTTAGTTGATGTAACACCCAAGCAGTCAGCAGACCCTCGTGACATCAGCAGGGCAGGAAACAGCGCCGTTCCACTCCTTTAGTTTGTTGCTGGGTTGTTACTTGATATTTTAGCTAGagaataattttgttattagACATCTTCAGTATAAATATGGAGTTGATTGTATTGAAGTACTATGCTTGGATATATGAATAAACTTCTGATTTTCTTCCCAAAACTCTCCCTTCTCTTCCCCTAATTTCTACTGCAACCTATTCTCTATCAGATCCGCAGGCAGGGACATTACAGTTGACAACAATGAAATTTCCATCAACGTCAACCACAGTTGAATCATTTTACCAAGATATGAATGAAGCCCCCCAATCTAAATCTAAACCTAACCATAGCCGGCTATACGTATCATGAAAAACTAGGTGCGGAGCCCGAACAGTGGAAAACGACTCAAAATATACGTCTAACATTAAATACGAAGCTGAAATTCATGGAACAGAGAGATAGAGGAATAGAGCGTACACGAGGCGAGGCTTCATCTCGGGAATAGAAAGCGAGTGATCGATGGTGAGATGCGACGACGGAATACCAGAGGTCTGGCCGTCGCTAGCTCCCTCTGCAACTTCCATGGCGTTCCAGATATTCACAGCGCCCATTTCTACGGCAGCGACTGTATATTTATTCGTGCGTGTTAGACTGTTAGCTGGATTGGAGGGAAGTTTCACTGATATGATGCTCCTGCCTTCTTGGGTTTGTGAACCGAGCTTCCTGAATTTAGGCGTAGATATAGGCAACGAACCAGTTATATAGTTCGATGCTGTTCAGTGTTCATCAAAATTTCAGCGTCTAAATCTATATTTTAGAGAATATCGATTGATACCGATGTCTTATTGTCTTTTACCTCCCAGAAATAATTTACAatgcaaataaatatatattatgttatgaatataattatttatatgtggCCATTATCCCAGTTATTGTATTTCTGGATCCATGAATGGTCAAGTGTCCTTTGGAGTATCGAAGGGTCAagtttattttctatatatatatgttcatatgtATTCATTTGGATAAAAACATCAgaataatatcaataataatcactccGCTCCCTTCTCTCCATACTCTTGTTCTGATCTAATCCTTCTCTGTTGGTTGCTTGCAATTCTCCTAATTTCCTTCTagttttgtgcattttcatttctatttacaacacgttatcagcacgagtgcTCTAAACTAAATGCACAATAGTCTTCTCCACCAATTTTTCCAGCGAACATCAATTTTCTAGCCaagcaaagaaaaggaaaatgaaaacacAATTTTCCCGGTGAAACTCAGATCGAAACTAGCGGTCACCGTTCATGACCACCACGACCGTCGCCCCCGACCCAAAGCAAAGAAGAAGGAAACTAAACCCAGCCGAAGGcgccaccaccacaacgacgcCACTGCCACCGATTTACTCCGTTGTTCCTCCCTCCAGCGAAAACAAGGCAACAGTAGTGTGCTGGACCTCATCATCTCCTCCTCTGGTGACGGCGAACAAATCAGACGGTAGCAATCCGACTTTGCGACGGAGCTGTGACGACGGCGACCTCGGATCTCCTCGCTGACACCGCACATCACCACCACCTCGACCAACTAAGCAACGACGGTGATCTTGTGTTGCTGTCggtggatgatgatgatgatgatgaacacCAGGAAGCTAGAATGATTATcatacaatttattattataatatatttcgctTTGAGGAAATTTATCTTTCAGTTGAGCATGGAGAACAATGGATTGGAGTACCGCGGCAAACCCGCAGCCATGACAAGCATAGACTGAGCAGCAGTGACCATGCCGACGATGCTATTCTCTCTCCTTGGTCGTTTTCTCTCTCCCTCACGGACGAAGGAGATGATGGACTAGCAGTGGAGAGAGGTGATTA from Ipomoea triloba cultivar NCNSP0323 chromosome 12, ASM357664v1 encodes the following:
- the LOC115998584 gene encoding F-box/kelch-repeat protein At1g55270-like, which encodes MTDHSRINNRVIQPPLVDTTACLCRVDAGLKTVAGAKKYMPGTKLCLRPDIKPSIHPTREKPRRDKNRNQYPLLPGLPDDLAVACLIRVPRTEHCKLRLVCKRWNRLLAGNFYYSLRKNLGLAEEWIYIMKRDRDGKISCDAFDPVYQQWQPLPPVPKEYSEALAFGSAVLSGCHLYLFGGKDPVKGSMRRVVFYSARTNKWHRAPDMLRRRHRFGCCVINNCLYVAGGESEGVHGPISSAEVYDPHKNRWSFVSEMSTAMVPFTGVVYQGKWFLKGMGSHRQVLSEVYQPETDVWNPVFNGMVTGWRSPGATLNGHLYALDCRDGCKLRVYDEETDSWSKHIDSKMHLGNSKALEAAALLPLHGKLCIIRNNMSISLVDVSRCGNGDDEDATTEHLWETIGGRGQLKNMVTNFLSTLAGRNRPKSRIVHCQLLQA
- the LOC115998586 gene encoding probable ethanolamine kinase, encoding MGAVNIWNAMEVAEGASDGQTSGIPSSHLTIDHSLSIPEMKPRLVELCKDLFKKWPNLDASHLSVETVSGGITNLLLKVSIREDSSKTVDLMVRLYGPNTEYVINRERELQAIPYLSAAGFGAKLLGVFGNGMVQSFIHACTLTPSDMRKPKLAAEIAKQLHKFHQVEIPGGKEPQLWHDIFKFFQKASNLEFDDSEKQRKFKTISFEEVHNEVNELKELTSHLNAPVVYAHNDLLSGNLMLNEEEGKLYFIDFEYGSYNYRGFDIGNHFNEYAGYECDYSLYPTKDEQYHFFRHYLEPERPYEVSEKDLEALYVETSTYMLTSHLYWALWALIQAKMSPIEFDYLGYFFLRFNEYKNQKERYCSLAKAYLWGSKK